A stretch of the Pristis pectinata isolate sPriPec2 chromosome 7, sPriPec2.1.pri, whole genome shotgun sequence genome encodes the following:
- the si:dkey-238d18.4 gene encoding TBC1 domain family member 15 isoform X4, producing MEPSGVEGGAGGRAAGGWWPEEERWEAEAFTGAAAEGPWLQSSLGEEAAGPAEPPQPRLDADTFAQLFDTDGRLVRESQLRKLIFRGGGVDPSIRKDVWKFLFGMYPCTSTTRERKTLALELYVRYKMMKRRWLALISSSMKMKVDETDKELYEVAHAYQQTSDAFSIKGQEVDLSEERREQIAFIELQAKVYVDRQRINVHELHEAIRIIDKDVPRTERVLTYYQNEGVFNLLVLRDILITFAAFHPDVSYAQGMNDLVSRFLEVLDSEVDAYWCCSFYFEKIASDFKEEGLIRKIRLEEELLKELDSELHAHLLRDNLNGLTFCHRWLLLGFQREFEHSEAICLFEILSSHHLELNSLEAERARDLERMSRFQREVSEVKSENAGNARQIRQHLWRERA from the exons ATGGAGCCGAGTGGGGTCGAAGGTGGAGCGGGAGGCCGGGCTGCAGGCGGCTGGTGGCCCGAGGAGGAGCGTTGGGAGGCGGAGGCCTTCACTGGGGCCGCGGCCGAGGGGCCGTGGCTGCAGAGCAGCTTGGGGGAGGAGGCGGCCGGACCGGCGGAGCCCCCACAACCCCGGCTCGACGCCGACACTTTCGCCCAGCTGTTCGACACGGACGGGAGGCTGGTGAGAGAGTCGCAACTCCGCAAGCTCATCTTCAGGGGTG GTGGTGTGGATCCTAGTATTCGTAAGGATGTGTGGAAATTTCTGTTTGGGATGTATCCTTGCACCTCTACAACACGAGAGCGCAAAACACTGGCCTTGGAGCTCTACGTCCGTTACAAGATGATGAAACGTAGGTGGCTGGCCTTGATATCAAGTAGCATGAAGATGAAGGTGGATGAGACTGACA AAGAGCTGTATGAAGTGGCACATGCTTATCAACAGACTAGTGATGCCTTCAGTATCAAAGGGCAGGAAGTGGACCTGTCAGAGGAGAGACGTGAACAGATAGCCTTCATAGAGCTGCAAGCAAAG GTTTATGTGGACCGTCAAAGAATCAATGTGCATGAACTTCATGAGGCAATTAGGATCATAGACAAAGATGTGCCCAGAACTGAACGAGTCCTAACTTACTATCA AAATGAAGGTGTGTTCAACCTTCTGGTATTAAGAGACATACTCATCACCTTTGCTGCATTCCATCCAG ATGTGAGCTATGCTCAAGGTATGAATGACTTGGTTAGTCGCTTCTTAGAGGTGTTGGACTCTGAAGTGGATGCTTACTGGTGCTGTAGTTTCTACTTTGAGAAAATTGCTTCCGACTTCAAAGAAGAAGGCTTGATAAGGAAAATCA GACTAGAGGAAGAGCTCCTTAAGGAACTGGACTCAGAGCTTCACGCACATCTCCTGAGAGATAACCTGAATGGCCTTACCTTCTGTCACAG GTGGCTACTCCTGGGGTTTCAGCGGGAGTTTGAGCACAGTGAAGCAATCTGTCTCTTCGAGATCCTCAGCAGTCACCATCTCGAATTAAACTCACTGGAAGCAGAAAGGGCAcgagacttggagaggatgtctcGCTTTCAAAGGGAAG